DNA from Massilia antarctica:
AATCCCTGTCTGGCACGACATTAGCCACCCCAACGTCAATGACGTTGAACGGGCAGTTGACGTACCGCTCGAAGCGAACGCGCTCTATGTATTTGACAAGGGCTATTGCGATTTCAATTGGTGGAAATCCATTGACGAGGCCAACGCGCGCTTTGTTACTCGTTTCAAGAACAACGCCGCTGTCAACGTCCTGCAGAAATCGGACATCCCTGCTGATGATGCGCACATCGTGCTCAGCGACGAAATCGTTACTTTCAAGCACAAACGGCTCGGCGGAAAACGGATCAATCTCTACTTTGGGAAGCCTTTGCGCCGTGTCATCGTGGCGCGGCCGAACAAAGATACGCCCATCGTTCTGGCTACTAACGACTTCGACAGTAGTGCCATGGAAATTGCCCAGCACTACAAAAAGCGCTGGGCAATCGAGCTGTTCTTCAAATGGATCAAGCAGCACCTCAAGATCAAGCAGTTCCTCGGACGATCTGAAAACGCGGTCCGGATTCAGATACTTACTAAAGTGGACCCATCGGTCAAGACAATTATTCAGCAAGTTTAAGCTGTGTCCGTTTCCACCGCTGCAGCTGGTCGGCGCTGCCCCGTGATTCTCTAATCATGCCGCTGGAGGGCATCATCCTCCAGTGGCCGCCCCCGGCAGGGCTTTCTACCCGCACACCGTTCCCTCAACGACCGCCTCGGCGTCGCCATACTTGTCGACGATCAGCGCTCCGCCGCCGGTCCCGCTGCGATAGACGCTGGCGGGCGTCTCGTAGCCAAGGGACTGGTGAGGACGCTCCGCGTTGTAGAACGCGAAGTACTGGGCCAATCCCACCATCAGCTCGGCCATGTTGGCGTAGCCCTTCAGGTACACGTCCTCGTACTTCACGTTGCGCCACAGGCGCTCGACGAAGATGTTGTCCAGGGCCCGCCCTCTCCCGTCCATGCTGATGTCCACCCGTTCGCGCTTGAGCACGTCCGTGAACGCCTTGCTCGTGAACTGCGAACCCTGATCGCTGTTGAACACCTCGGGCTTGCCATGCTCGCGTAGGGCGTCCTCCAGGCAGTCCACACAGAACGACGCATCCATGCTGTTGCTGAGCCGCCAGGACAGGACCTTGCGGCTGTACCAATCGATTACCGCCACCAGGTAGGCGAATCCCCGCGCCAACCGGATGTAGGTGATATCTGTCGACCACACGTGGTTGGGCCGCGTCACCGGCACGCCCCGCAACAGATACGGATACACCTTGTGCTCTGGATGAGCCTTGCTCGTGTTCGGCCCCGGCGCCATCCCGGCCAGCCCCATGCGGCGCATCAGTCGCTGCACGCGCTTGCGGTTGACGACGTGGCCCGCCGCGCGCAGGAACACCACCATGCGCCGGCTGCCGTAGAACGGCCGGTTCGTGTATTGCTCGTCGATCAGCCGGCACAACAGCAAGTCCTCGGCACCAGCATCTTCCGGCACCTTGGCAGTCAGTCGCCGGTACACCGTCGCGCGCGGCACTTCGGCCAGCTCGCACTGTCGGCTCAGAGGCAGTTCCTCGGCGCCGTCGATCCAGTTCATCCTGGCTTCCTGGCTCACACCCCCAACTTTTTTTTGAGCCAATCGACTTCCATCTTCAGCCGCCCGATCTCGCCATACAGCCGCTCTTCGTCGCCCTTGTCCTCGGCCGGCTTGG
Protein-coding regions in this window:
- a CDS encoding IS3 family transposase (programmed frameshift), with translation MGEAKKRKVHTAEFKAKVGLEAVRGVKTISEIAQSYAVHPQLVGQWKKEILESAGALFEGKRGPKPAEDKGDEERLYGEIGRLKMEVDWLKKKLGGVSQEARMNWIDGAEELPLSRQCELAEVPRATVYRRLTAKVPEDAGAEDLLLCRLIDEQYTNRPFYGSRRMVVFLRAAGHVVNRKRVQRLMRRMGLAGMAPGPNTSKAHPEHKVYPYLLRGVPVTRPNHVWSTDITYIRLARGFAYLVAVIDWYSRKVLSWRLSNSMDASFCVDCLEDALREHGKPEVFNSDQGSQFTSKAFTDVLKRERVDISMDGRGRALDNIFVERLWRNVKYEDVYLKGYANMAELMVGLAQYFAFYNAERPHQSLGYETPASVYRSGTGGGALIVDKYGDAEAVVEGTVCG